Proteins co-encoded in one Streptomyces roseochromogenus subsp. oscitans DS 12.976 genomic window:
- the prmC gene encoding peptide chain release factor N(5)-glutamine methyltransferase: MNLLLAEVAQATQRLADAGVPSPRNDAEELAAFVHGVKRGELHSVKDSDFDARYWEVIARREQREPLQHITGRAYFRYLELQVGPGVFVPRPETESVVGWAIDAVRAMDVVEPCIVDLCTGTGAIALALAQEVPRSRVHAVELSEDALVWTRKNVAGSRVDLRQGDALTAFPDLDGQVDLVISNPPYIPLTEWEYVAPEARDYDPELALFSGEDGLDLIRGLERTAHRLLRPGGVVVIEHADTQGGQVPWIFTEERGWADAADHPDLNNRPRFATARRALP; the protein is encoded by the coding sequence GTGAACCTGCTGCTCGCGGAGGTGGCCCAGGCCACCCAGCGGCTGGCCGACGCCGGCGTGCCCTCGCCGCGCAACGACGCGGAGGAGCTCGCCGCGTTCGTGCACGGCGTGAAGCGCGGCGAACTGCACTCCGTGAAGGACTCGGACTTCGACGCCCGGTACTGGGAGGTCATCGCCCGGCGTGAACAGCGCGAGCCGCTGCAGCACATCACCGGCCGGGCCTACTTCCGGTATCTGGAGCTGCAGGTCGGGCCGGGCGTCTTCGTGCCCCGGCCGGAGACGGAGTCCGTGGTCGGCTGGGCCATAGACGCCGTACGGGCCATGGACGTCGTCGAGCCGTGCATCGTCGACCTGTGCACCGGCACCGGCGCCATCGCGCTCGCCCTTGCCCAGGAGGTCCCGCGCTCGCGTGTGCACGCCGTGGAGCTGTCCGAGGACGCCCTGGTGTGGACGCGCAAGAACGTGGCGGGCTCCAGGGTCGACCTGCGCCAGGGTGACGCCCTCACCGCCTTCCCCGACCTTGACGGCCAGGTCGACCTGGTCATCTCCAACCCGCCGTACATCCCGCTGACCGAGTGGGAGTACGTCGCCCCCGAGGCCCGCGACTACGACCCCGAGCTGGCCCTGTTCTCCGGCGAGGACGGCCTCGACCTCATCCGCGGACTGGAACGCACCGCGCACCGGCTGCTGCGCCCCGGCGGCGTCGTCGTGATCGAGCACGCCGACACCCAGGGCGGCCAGGTCCCCTGGATCTTCACCGAGGAGCGGGGCTGGGCCGACGCGGCCGACCACCCCGACCTCAACAACCGCCCCCGGTTCGCGACCGCCCGCAGAGCGCTGCCGTGA
- the prfA gene encoding peptide chain release factor 1 gives MFEAVDELVAEHADLEKKLADPSVHADQANARKLNKRYAELTPIVATYRSWKQAGDDTETARELAVDDPDFAAEVKELEKQREELTEKLRLLLVPRDPSDDKDVILEIKAGAGGDESALFAGDLLRMYLRYAERAGWKTEIIDATESELGGYKDVQVAVKTKGGQGATEPGQGVWARLKYEGGVHRVQRVPATESQGRIHTSAAGVLVTPEAEEVDVEINPNDLRIDVYRSSGPGGQSVNTTDSAVRITHLPTGVVASCQNEKSQLQNKEQALRILRSRLLAAAQEEAEREAADARRSQVRTVDRSEKIRTYNFPENRISDHRVGFKAYNLDQVLDGDLDAVIQACVDADSAAKLAAA, from the coding sequence ATGTTCGAGGCCGTCGACGAACTCGTCGCCGAGCACGCCGATCTGGAGAAGAAGCTCGCCGACCCGTCGGTCCACGCCGACCAGGCGAACGCGCGCAAGCTGAACAAGCGCTACGCCGAGCTGACCCCGATCGTCGCCACGTACCGCTCCTGGAAGCAGGCCGGCGACGACACAGAGACCGCGCGCGAGCTTGCCGTCGACGACCCCGACTTCGCCGCCGAGGTCAAGGAGCTGGAGAAGCAGCGCGAGGAGCTGACCGAGAAGCTGCGCCTGCTGCTCGTCCCGCGTGACCCGAGTGACGACAAGGACGTCATTCTGGAGATCAAGGCGGGCGCGGGCGGCGACGAGTCGGCGCTGTTCGCGGGCGATCTGCTGCGCATGTATCTGCGCTACGCCGAGCGCGCCGGCTGGAAGACCGAGATCATCGACGCCACCGAGTCCGAGCTGGGCGGCTACAAGGACGTCCAGGTCGCCGTGAAGACCAAGGGCGGCCAGGGCGCCACCGAGCCCGGCCAGGGCGTGTGGGCCCGCCTGAAGTACGAGGGCGGTGTGCACCGCGTGCAGCGCGTGCCGGCGACCGAGTCCCAGGGCCGTATCCACACCTCCGCCGCCGGTGTCCTCGTGACCCCCGAGGCCGAGGAGGTCGACGTCGAGATCAACCCGAACGACCTCCGGATCGACGTCTACCGGTCCTCCGGTCCGGGCGGCCAGTCCGTCAACACCACCGACTCCGCGGTGCGCATCACGCACCTGCCGACCGGGGTCGTCGCCTCCTGCCAGAACGAGAAGAGCCAGCTGCAGAACAAGGAGCAGGCGCTGCGTATCCTGCGCTCCAGACTGCTCGCCGCGGCGCAGGAGGAGGCCGAGCGGGAGGCCGCCGACGCCCGCCGCAGCCAGGTCCGCACGGTCGACCGCTCCGAGAAGATCCGCACCTACAACTTCCCCGAGAACCGCATCTCGGACCACCGAGTCGGCTTCAAGGCGTACAACCTTGACCAGGTCCTGGACGGCGACCTCGACGCGGTCATCCAGGCCTGCGTCGACGCCGACTCGGCGGCGAAGCTGGCAGCCGCATAA
- the rpmE gene encoding 50S ribosomal protein L31, with protein sequence MKRDIHPAYVETQVSCTCGASFTTRSTIESGTIRAEVCSECHPFYTGKQKILDTGGRVARFEARFGKAAAGSKK encoded by the coding sequence TTGAAGCGCGACATCCACCCCGCGTACGTCGAGACGCAGGTCAGCTGCACCTGCGGCGCGTCGTTCACCACCCGTAGCACCATCGAGTCCGGCACCATCCGGGCCGAGGTCTGCTCCGAGTGCCACCCGTTCTACACGGGCAAGCAGAAGATCCTCGACACCGGTGGCCGTGTGGCCCGCTTCGAGGCCCGCTTCGGCAAGGCTGCCGCCGGCTCCAAGAAGTAG
- a CDS encoding LCP family protein, whose translation MSAETTPETVISEPGETGPRKGGKGRRRKARSKSRKALRVAAWTVAGVVVLGGAGVGYVYFKLNGNLKSVDIDQALGNDRPRKIDNGSENILVLGSDSRSGSNKKLGGGVDDGSARSDTAMIVHVYEGHKKASVVSIPRDTLIDRPACTDTKGTVHPAVSGAMFNESYGTGGAACAVKTVESITGIRMDHYLEVDFSGFQKLIDDLGGVPVTTTRNIDDPNSHLTLQAGTHTLNGRQALGLVRTRHGVGDGSDLGRIQLQQAFVKALLNQVKNVGVFSNPKKLYDLADTATKTVTTDSDLGSVNSLIDFSDGLKGISAKHMTMVTMPVQYDPANPNRVLLEKTKAQLVWDALKNDQPIPKTATEGTAIGEAKGVVSS comes from the coding sequence GTGTCCGCCGAGACCACGCCGGAGACCGTCATATCCGAGCCGGGCGAGACCGGTCCCCGCAAGGGTGGCAAGGGCCGCCGCCGCAAGGCCCGCAGCAAGAGCCGCAAGGCCCTGCGCGTCGCGGCCTGGACGGTCGCCGGTGTCGTCGTACTGGGCGGTGCGGGCGTCGGGTACGTGTACTTCAAGCTCAACGGCAACCTCAAGAGCGTCGACATCGACCAGGCCCTCGGCAACGACCGGCCCAGGAAGATCGACAACGGCTCCGAGAACATCCTGGTCCTCGGCTCGGACAGCCGCTCCGGCTCCAACAAGAAGCTCGGCGGCGGCGTCGACGACGGCAGCGCCCGCTCCGACACGGCGATGATCGTCCATGTCTACGAGGGCCACAAGAAGGCCAGCGTGGTCTCCATTCCGCGGGACACCCTGATCGACCGCCCGGCCTGCACCGACACCAAGGGCACCGTCCACCCCGCCGTGTCCGGCGCGATGTTCAACGAGTCCTACGGCACCGGCGGCGCGGCCTGCGCGGTGAAGACCGTCGAGTCGATCACCGGTATCCGCATGGACCACTACCTGGAGGTCGACTTCTCGGGCTTCCAGAAGCTCATAGACGACCTCGGCGGCGTCCCGGTCACGACGACCAGGAACATCGACGACCCGAACAGCCACCTGACCCTCCAGGCCGGCACCCACACGCTCAACGGCCGGCAGGCCCTCGGCCTGGTCCGCACCCGGCACGGCGTCGGCGACGGCTCCGACCTGGGCCGCATCCAGCTCCAGCAGGCCTTCGTCAAGGCACTGCTCAACCAGGTCAAGAACGTAGGCGTCTTCAGCAACCCCAAGAAGCTGTACGACCTCGCCGACACCGCCACCAAGACCGTCACCACCGACTCCGACCTCGGCTCGGTCAACTCCCTGATCGACTTCTCGGACGGCCTCAAGGGCATCAGCGCCAAGCACATGACCATGGTCACCATGCCGGTCCAGTACGACCCGGCCAACCCCAACCGGGTCCTTCTGGAGAAGACGAAGGCCCAGCTTGTCTGGGACGCGCTGAAGAACGACCAGCCGATTCCGAAGACGGCGACCGAAGGCACGGCCATAGGTGAAGCCAAGGGCGTGGTGAGTAGTTAA
- the rho gene encoding transcription termination factor Rho: QGGQRQQQGQQQGGGRQDRQQQRADEDGDDFEGGRRGRRGRYRDRRGRRGRDEIAEPQLAEDDVLIPVAGILDILDNYAFIRTSGYLPGPNDVYVSLAQVRKNGLRKGDHITGAVRQPKEGERREKFNALVRLDSVNGMAPEHGRGRPEFNKLTPLYPQDRLRLETDPGVLTTRIIDLVSPIGKGQRGLIVAPPKTGKTMIMQAIANAITHNNPECHLMVVLVDERPEEVTDMQRSVKGEVISSTFDRPAEDHTTVAELAIERAKRLVELGHDVVVLLDSITRLGRAYNLAAPASGRILSGGVDSTALYPPKRFFGAARNIEDGGSLTILATALVDTGSRMDEVIFEEFKGTGNMELKLDRKLADKRIFPAVDVDASGTRKEEILLGNEELSVVWKLRRVLHALDQQQAIELLLDKMKQTKSNVEFLMQIQKTTPTPGNGD; the protein is encoded by the coding sequence CCAGGGCGGCCAGCGTCAGCAGCAGGGCCAGCAGCAGGGCGGCGGCCGTCAGGACCGCCAGCAGCAGCGGGCCGACGAGGACGGGGACGACTTCGAGGGCGGCCGCCGGGGCCGTCGCGGCCGCTACCGCGACCGCCGTGGCCGTCGTGGCCGCGACGAGATCGCCGAGCCGCAGCTGGCCGAGGACGACGTCCTGATCCCCGTCGCGGGCATCCTGGACATCCTCGACAACTACGCGTTCATCCGGACGTCCGGCTACCTCCCGGGCCCGAACGACGTGTATGTCTCCCTCGCCCAGGTCCGCAAGAACGGCCTGCGCAAGGGTGACCACATCACCGGTGCGGTCCGCCAGCCGAAGGAGGGGGAGCGCCGCGAGAAGTTCAACGCGCTCGTCCGCCTCGACTCCGTCAACGGCATGGCGCCCGAACACGGCCGTGGCCGCCCGGAGTTCAACAAGCTGACCCCGCTCTACCCGCAGGACCGGCTCCGCCTGGAGACGGACCCGGGTGTGCTCACCACCCGCATCATCGACCTGGTCTCGCCGATCGGTAAGGGCCAGCGCGGTCTGATCGTGGCCCCGCCGAAGACCGGTAAGACCATGATCATGCAGGCGATCGCCAACGCGATCACGCACAACAACCCCGAGTGCCACCTGATGGTCGTCCTCGTCGACGAGCGTCCGGAAGAGGTCACCGACATGCAGCGGTCGGTCAAGGGCGAGGTCATCTCCTCGACCTTCGACCGCCCGGCCGAGGACCACACCACGGTCGCCGAGCTGGCGATCGAGCGGGCGAAGCGGCTGGTCGAGCTGGGCCACGACGTCGTCGTCCTGCTGGACTCGATCACGCGTCTGGGTCGCGCCTACAACCTGGCCGCGCCCGCCTCCGGCCGCATCCTGTCCGGTGGTGTCGACTCGACCGCGCTGTACCCGCCGAAGCGGTTCTTCGGTGCGGCGCGGAACATCGAGGACGGCGGTTCGCTGACCATCCTGGCCACCGCTCTTGTCGACACCGGGTCCCGCATGGACGAGGTGATCTTCGAGGAGTTCAAGGGCACGGGCAACATGGAGCTGAAGCTCGACCGGAAGCTCGCGGACAAGCGCATCTTCCCGGCCGTCGACGTGGACGCCTCCGGTACCCGTAAGGAAGAGATCCTGCTGGGCAACGAGGAGCTGTCCGTCGTCTGGAAGCTGCGGCGGGTGCTGCACGCGCTTGACCAGCAGCAGGCGATCGAGCTGCTGCTCGACAAGATGAAGCAGACGAAGTCGAACGTCGAGTTCCTGATGCAGATTCAGAAGACGACGCCGACGCCCGGTAACGGGGACTAG
- a CDS encoding Rho termination factor N-terminal domain-containing protein, translating to MSDTTDLMGARVEETAAAPATDASAPATGAGSRRRRGTGLEGMVLAELQQVASGLGIRGTARMRKSQLIEVIKEAQAAGGAAPKAETATETKPKRRATSKARTGEAAVDGEKKAEAPAEKAVAQQQIEIPGQPAGGTAQVERSRDTGGDEAPTERRRRRATAEAGSPAASSVETVAAEAKAETPAQQLQ from the coding sequence GTGAGCGACACCACCGATCTGATGGGCGCACGTGTCGAGGAGACCGCTGCCGCGCCCGCCACGGACGCCTCCGCGCCTGCCACCGGTGCCGGCTCCCGGCGGCGCCGCGGTACCGGCCTTGAGGGCATGGTGCTGGCCGAGCTGCAGCAGGTCGCCTCGGGCCTCGGCATCAGGGGCACCGCGCGGATGCGCAAGAGCCAGCTGATCGAGGTCATCAAGGAGGCGCAGGCCGCCGGGGGTGCCGCCCCCAAGGCCGAGACCGCCACCGAGACCAAGCCCAAGCGCCGCGCCACCTCCAAGGCCCGTACGGGTGAGGCCGCCGTCGACGGCGAGAAGAAGGCCGAGGCCCCCGCCGAGAAGGCCGTGGCCCAGCAGCAGATCGAGATCCCCGGCCAGCCCGCTGGGGGCACCGCCCAGGTCGAGCGGAGCCGAGACACCGGGGGAGACGAGGCGCCGACCGAGCGCCGTCGCCGCCGCGCCACCGCCGAGGCCGGCAGCCCCGCCGCGAGCAGCGTCGAGACCGTCGCCGCCGAGGCCAAGGCCGAGACGCCGGCTCAGCAGCTCCAG
- the thrB gene encoding homoserine kinase has translation MAGPAFRAAAVRVRVPATSANLGPGFDALGLALGLYDDVVVRVADSGLHIDIAGEGSETLPRDESHLLVRSLRTAFDLLGGQPRGLEIVCANRIPHGRGLGSSSAAICAGIVAARAVTIGGEARLDDAALLELATEIEGHPDNVAACLLGGFTLSWMESGAARAIRMEPGDSIVPVVFVPGKPVLTETARGLLPRTVPHVDAAVNAGRAALLVEALTRRPELLLPATEDRLHQEYRAPAMPESAALVERLRADGIPAVISGAGPTVMALADADSADKVAHLAGAGWAANRLDLDVQGASVLPLAT, from the coding sequence ATGGCCGGTCCAGCGTTCCGCGCCGCCGCCGTCCGGGTGCGCGTTCCCGCCACCAGCGCCAATCTCGGCCCGGGCTTCGACGCCCTCGGCCTCGCGCTGGGGCTCTACGACGACGTGGTCGTCCGGGTGGCCGACTCCGGGCTGCACATCGACATCGCGGGGGAGGGCAGCGAGACCCTCCCGCGTGACGAGTCTCACCTCCTCGTCCGCTCCCTGCGCACCGCCTTCGATCTGCTGGGCGGACAGCCCCGCGGCCTGGAAATCGTCTGCGCCAACCGCATTCCGCATGGCCGGGGCCTCGGTTCCTCCTCCGCCGCCATCTGCGCCGGCATCGTCGCCGCCCGTGCCGTGACCATAGGCGGCGAGGCCCGCCTGGACGACGCGGCACTGCTGGAACTGGCCACGGAGATCGAGGGCCACCCGGACAACGTGGCCGCGTGCCTGCTCGGCGGTTTCACCCTGTCCTGGATGGAGTCCGGCGCCGCCCGGGCGATCAGGATGGAGCCCGGTGATTCCATCGTTCCGGTGGTTTTCGTGCCCGGAAAGCCGGTGCTGACCGAAACCGCGCGCGGCCTGCTGCCGCGCACCGTGCCGCACGTCGACGCGGCCGTCAACGCGGGCCGTGCCGCCCTGCTCGTCGAGGCCCTCACCCGGCGCCCCGAGCTGCTGCTGCCCGCCACCGAGGACCGCCTCCACCAGGAGTACCGCGCCCCGGCCATGCCGGAGAGCGCCGCGCTGGTGGAGCGGCTGCGCGCCGACGGCATCCCGGCCGTCATCTCGGGCGCAGGACCCACCGTCATGGCGCTGGCCGACGCCGACAGCGCCGACAAGGTCGCCCACCTCGCAGGTGCGGGCTGGGCGGCGAACCGGCTGGACCTCGATGTCCAGGGAGCGAGCGTGCTGCCGCTTGCGACCTGA
- the thrC gene encoding threonine synthase has protein sequence MTHQWRGIIEEYRDRLPVSDTTPVVTLREGGTPLVPAQVLSERTGCEVHLKVEGANPTGSFKDRGMTMAISKAKEEGAKAVICASTGNTSASAAAYAVRAGMVSAVLVPQGKIALGKMGQALVHGAKILQVDGNFDDCLTLARALSENYPVALVNSVNPVRIEGQKTAAFEIVDMLGDAPDIHVLPVGNAGNITAYWKGYKEYAADGIATKSPRMWGFQASGSAPIVRGEVVKDPSTIATAIRIGNPASWQYALAARDESGGAIDEVTDREILRAYRLLAAREGVFVEPASAASVAGLLKAAEQGRVDPGQRIVCTVTGNGLKDPDWAVAGAPQPVTVPVDAVAAAERLGLA, from the coding sequence ATGACCCACCAGTGGCGCGGAATCATCGAGGAGTACCGGGACCGGCTGCCGGTATCCGACACCACGCCGGTCGTGACGCTCCGCGAGGGCGGTACGCCCCTCGTGCCCGCGCAGGTGCTCTCCGAGCGCACGGGCTGTGAGGTCCACCTGAAGGTGGAGGGGGCCAACCCCACCGGATCCTTCAAGGACCGGGGCATGACCATGGCCATCTCCAAGGCCAAGGAGGAGGGGGCCAAGGCCGTCATCTGCGCCTCCACCGGCAACACGTCGGCGAGCGCCGCCGCCTACGCCGTGCGCGCGGGGATGGTTTCGGCCGTTCTCGTGCCGCAGGGCAAGATCGCGCTCGGCAAGATGGGCCAGGCCCTCGTGCACGGCGCGAAGATCCTCCAGGTCGACGGCAACTTCGACGACTGCCTCACGCTCGCGCGGGCGCTGAGCGAGAACTACCCGGTGGCGCTGGTCAATTCGGTCAATCCGGTGCGTATCGAGGGCCAGAAGACAGCCGCCTTCGAGATCGTGGACATGCTCGGTGACGCACCCGACATCCACGTCCTGCCGGTGGGCAACGCGGGCAACATCACCGCCTACTGGAAGGGCTACAAGGAGTACGCCGCCGACGGGATCGCCACGAAGTCCCCGCGCATGTGGGGCTTCCAGGCCTCCGGCAGTGCGCCGATCGTGCGCGGCGAGGTCGTCAAGGACCCGTCGACCATCGCCACCGCCATCCGCATCGGCAACCCGGCCTCCTGGCAGTACGCCCTCGCCGCGCGCGACGAGTCGGGCGGTGCCATCGACGAGGTGACGGACCGTGAAATCCTGCGCGCCTACCGCCTGTTGGCCGCGCGGGAGGGCGTCTTCGTGGAGCCCGCCTCCGCCGCCTCCGTGGCCGGTCTGCTGAAGGCCGCCGAGCAGGGCAGGGTCGACCCGGGACAGCGCATCGTGTGCACCGTCACCGGAAACGGCCTGAAGGACCCCGACTGGGCCGTCGCCGGCGCCCCGCAGCCGGTCACCGTCCCGGTCGACGCGGTCGCCGCGGCCGAGCGCCTCGGCCTGGCCTGA
- a CDS encoding homoserine dehydrogenase: protein MMRTRPLKVALLGCGVVGSEVARIMTTHADDLAQRIGAPVELAGVAVRRPAKVREGIPQELVTTDATALVKRGDIDVVVEVIGGIEPARTLITTAFEHGASVVSANKALLAQDGAALHAVAEQNDKDLYYEAAVAGAIPLIRPLRESLAGDKVNRVLGIVNGTTNFILDKMDSTGAGYQEALDEATALGYAEADPTADVEGFDAAAKAAILAGIAFHTRVRLDDVYREGMTEVTAADFRSAKEMGCTIKLLAICERSKDGTSVTARVHPAMIPLTHPLASVRGAYNAVFVESDAAGQLMFYGPGAGGAPTASAVLGDLVAVCRNRLNGATGPGESSYAALTVSSMGEVVTRYHISLDVADKPGVLAQVATVFAEHGVSIDTVRQQGKDGEASLVVVTHRASDASLSGTVEALRKLDTVRGVASIMRVEGE from the coding sequence ATGATGCGTACGCGTCCGCTGAAGGTGGCGCTGCTGGGCTGTGGAGTGGTCGGCTCAGAGGTGGCGCGCATCATGACGACGCACGCCGACGACCTCGCCCAGAGGATCGGCGCCCCGGTGGAGCTCGCGGGCGTCGCCGTACGACGGCCCGCCAAGGTCCGCGAGGGCATCCCGCAGGAACTCGTCACCACCGACGCCACCGCCCTCGTCAAACGCGGGGACATCGACGTCGTGGTCGAGGTGATCGGGGGGATCGAGCCCGCCCGGACGCTCATCACCACCGCTTTCGAGCACGGTGCCTCCGTCGTCTCCGCCAACAAGGCGCTGCTCGCCCAGGACGGGGCCGCCCTGCACGCCGTGGCGGAGCAGAACGACAAGGACCTCTACTACGAGGCCGCCGTCGCCGGTGCCATCCCGCTGATCCGCCCGCTGCGCGAGTCCCTCGCCGGCGACAAGGTCAACCGGGTGCTGGGGATCGTCAACGGCACCACCAACTTCATCCTCGACAAGATGGACTCCACGGGCGCCGGGTATCAGGAGGCCCTCGACGAGGCCACCGCCCTCGGGTACGCCGAGGCCGACCCGACGGCAGACGTCGAGGGCTTCGACGCCGCCGCCAAGGCCGCCATCCTCGCCGGGATCGCCTTCCATACGCGGGTGCGCCTCGACGACGTCTACCGCGAGGGCATGACCGAGGTCACCGCCGCCGACTTCCGCTCGGCGAAGGAGATGGGCTGCACCATCAAGCTGCTCGCCATCTGTGAGCGCTCGAAAGACGGGACGTCCGTCACCGCGCGCGTGCACCCCGCCATGATTCCGCTGACCCACCCGCTCGCCTCCGTGCGCGGCGCGTACAACGCCGTCTTCGTGGAGTCCGACGCGGCGGGGCAGCTCATGTTCTACGGCCCCGGCGCGGGCGGTGCTCCCACCGCCTCCGCCGTGCTCGGCGACCTCGTCGCCGTCTGCCGTAACCGGCTCAACGGCGCAACGGGGCCCGGTGAGTCGTCGTATGCCGCCCTGACCGTCTCGTCCATGGGCGAGGTCGTCACGCGCTACCACATCAGCCTCGACGTCGCGGACAAACCGGGTGTTCTCGCCCAGGTCGCGACCGTGTTCGCCGAGCACGGGGTGTCGATCGATACGGTGCGCCAGCAGGGCAAGGACGGTGAGGCCTCCCTCGTCGTCGTCACCCACCGCGCGTCCGACGCCTCCCTGTCCGGGACCGTCGAGGCGCTGCGCAAGCTCGACACCGTGCGGGGTGTCGCCAGCATCATGCGGGTTGAAGGAGAGTAA
- the lysA gene encoding diaminopimelate decarboxylase — MSRSAHPAGPRHADVLTEGHYAAPPADLNVLDQKVWAQTVARNADGVVTVGGITATQLAEEYGTPAYILDETDFRARARAWRTAFGAGADVFYAGKAFLSRAVVRWLHEEGLNLDVCSGGELATALSAGMPAERIAFHGNNKSAEEIQRAIEAGVGRIVLDSFQEIVRVAHIAQSLGKRQKVQIRITVGVEAHTHEFIATAHEDQKFGIPLAGGQAAEAVRRALQLDGLELIGIHSHIGSQIFDMSGFEVAAHRVVGLLKAIRDEHGVELPEIDLGGGLGIAYTSDDDPREPHEIAKSLTEIVTRECESARLRTPRISVEPGRAIVGPTAFTLYEVGTVKPLEGLRTYVSVDGGMSDNIRTALYDAEYSVALVSRTSDAEPMLARVVGKHCESGDIVVKDAFLPADLAPGDLIAVPATGAYCRSMASNYNHVLRPPVVAVKDGEARVIVRRETEEDLLRLDVG; from the coding sequence ATGAGCCGTTCCGCCCACCCCGCCGGGCCCCGTCACGCCGACGTCCTGACCGAGGGGCACTACGCCGCGCCGCCCGCCGACCTCAACGTCCTCGACCAGAAGGTCTGGGCCCAGACCGTCGCCCGTAACGCCGACGGTGTCGTCACCGTCGGCGGGATCACCGCCACCCAGCTCGCCGAGGAATACGGCACCCCTGCCTACATCCTCGACGAGACCGACTTCCGGGCCCGGGCGCGCGCCTGGCGCACCGCCTTCGGGGCCGGCGCCGATGTCTTCTACGCCGGGAAGGCGTTCCTGTCCCGGGCCGTCGTGCGCTGGCTGCATGAAGAGGGGCTCAACCTCGATGTGTGCTCCGGTGGGGAACTGGCCACCGCCCTCTCCGCCGGGATGCCCGCCGAGCGCATCGCCTTCCACGGCAACAACAAGTCCGCAGAAGAGATCCAGCGTGCCATCGAGGCCGGCGTCGGGCGGATCGTGCTCGACTCCTTCCAGGAGATCGTGCGGGTCGCCCACATCGCGCAGTCTCTCGGCAAGCGGCAGAAGGTCCAGATTCGGATCACCGTCGGCGTGGAGGCTCACACGCATGAGTTCATCGCCACCGCTCATGAAGACCAGAAGTTCGGGATTCCGCTCGCCGGGGGGCAGGCGGCGGAAGCTGTGCGGCGGGCACTGCAGCTCGACGGGCTCGAGCTGATCGGGATCCACTCCCACATCGGGTCGCAGATCTTCGACATGTCCGGCTTCGAGGTCGCCGCGCACCGCGTCGTCGGGCTGCTCAAGGCCATCCGGGACGAGCACGGGGTCGAGCTGCCGGAGATCGATCTGGGCGGTGGCCTCGGTATCGCCTACACCAGCGACGACGACCCGCGCGAGCCGCACGAGATCGCCAAGTCGCTCACCGAGATCGTCACGCGTGAGTGCGAGTCCGCCAGGCTGCGCACCCCTCGCATCTCCGTCGAGCCCGGGCGCGCCATCGTCGGGCCGACCGCCTTCACGCTCTACGAGGTCGGCACCGTCAAGCCGCTGGAGGGGCTGCGGACGTATGTCTCCGTCGACGGCGGTATGTCCGACAATATTCGGACGGCGCTGTACGACGCCGAGTACAGCGTCGCCCTTGTCTCCCGCACCAGCGACGCGGAGCCGATGCTCGCGCGTGTCGTCGGCAAGCACTGCGAGAGCGGGGACATTGTCGTGAAGGACGCGTTCCTGCCCGCCGATCTGGCGCCGGGTGATCTCATCGCCGTACCGGCCACGGGCGCGTACTGCCGGTCGATGGCCAGCAACTACAACCATGTGCTGCGGCCGCCGGTCGTCGCCGTGAAGGACGGCGAGGCCCGGGTGATCGTCCGGCGCGAGACGGAGGAGGACCTCCTGCGGCTCGACGTCGGGTGA
- a CDS encoding response regulator, whose product MGKTRTRWPVRTYSRLVPGASGRVLVVDDNKVIRQLIRVNLELEGLEVVTAADGAECLDVVHQVRPDVVTLDVVMPRLDGLRTAARLRADPRTHHLPLAIISACTQYEVDTGLDVGVDAFLAKPFEPAELVRLVKQLIERGSGEDGGSSEDGGEGHRGGGGGGSGGGGDGDGGGDSDEGPGGGVGGVSGGVSDGVPGRISSGG is encoded by the coding sequence GTGGGGAAAACCCGGACGCGGTGGCCGGTCCGGACCTACTCTCGACTTGTGCCAGGCGCCTCAGGTCGGGTGCTTGTTGTGGACGACAACAAGGTCATCCGGCAGCTGATCAGGGTCAATCTTGAGCTGGAAGGGCTCGAGGTCGTGACCGCGGCCGACGGTGCCGAGTGTCTGGACGTGGTGCACCAGGTGCGGCCCGACGTCGTCACGCTCGACGTCGTCATGCCCCGGCTGGATGGCCTGCGCACCGCCGCGCGCCTTCGCGCCGATCCCCGTACCCACCATCTGCCCCTCGCCATCATCAGCGCGTGTACGCAGTACGAGGTCGACACCGGCCTCGACGTCGGCGTCGACGCCTTCCTCGCCAAGCCCTTCGAACCCGCCGAACTCGTCCGGCTCGTCAAACAGCTCATCGAGCGCGGGAGCGGTGAAGACGGCGGAAGCAGCGAGGACGGGGGAGAAGGGCATCGAGGCGGAGGCGGGGGTGGGAGCGGCGGGGGCGGGGATGGAGATGGGGGCGGCGACAGCGACGAGGGTCCGGGCGGGGGCGTCGGTGGGGTTTCCGGCGGAGTCTCCGATGGCGTACCTGGGCGGATTTCGTCCGGCGGTTAG